The Nesterenkonia xinjiangensis genome contains a region encoding:
- the nrdF gene encoding class 1b ribonucleoside-diphosphate reductase subunit beta — MTTSAGATTSATLLDHVEAINWNRMQDDKDGEVWNRLVNNFWLPEKVPLSNDVQSWATLTPEEKTLTMRVFTGLTLLDTIQGTVGAVALIPHALTQHEEAVYTNIAFMESVHAKSYSSIFSTLCSTKEIDDAFRWSRENPNLQRKAQIVMDYYHGADGLKKRVASTILESFLFYSGFYLPMHWSAHAKLTNTADVIRLIIRDEAVHGYYIGYKYQRALEAETPERRQELKDYTFDLLFELYENEVQYTHDLYDGVGLSEDVKKFLHYNANKALMNLGYEAMFPKDVTDVNPAILSALSPNADENHDFFSGSGSSYVIGKAVETEDEDWDF, encoded by the coding sequence ATGACCACATCAGCAGGAGCAACGACCTCCGCGACGCTGCTCGACCATGTCGAGGCGATCAACTGGAACCGGATGCAGGACGACAAGGACGGCGAGGTCTGGAACCGTCTGGTCAACAACTTCTGGCTGCCCGAGAAGGTCCCGCTGTCCAACGACGTCCAGTCCTGGGCGACGCTGACGCCCGAAGAGAAGACACTCACGATGCGGGTCTTCACCGGGTTGACGCTGCTGGATACGATCCAGGGCACCGTGGGCGCCGTCGCGCTCATCCCACATGCGCTCACCCAGCATGAGGAGGCGGTGTACACCAACATCGCGTTCATGGAGTCGGTGCACGCGAAGTCCTACTCCTCGATCTTCTCCACGCTGTGCTCCACCAAGGAGATCGACGACGCCTTCCGCTGGTCCCGGGAGAACCCGAACCTGCAGCGCAAGGCACAGATCGTCATGGACTACTACCACGGCGCAGACGGGCTGAAGAAGCGGGTGGCCTCGACCATCCTGGAGTCTTTCCTGTTCTATTCCGGCTTCTACCTGCCGATGCACTGGTCAGCCCACGCCAAGCTGACCAACACCGCTGACGTGATCCGGCTGATCATCCGTGATGAGGCCGTGCACGGCTACTACATCGGCTACAAGTACCAGCGCGCTCTGGAAGCCGAGACTCCGGAACGCCGCCAAGAGCTCAAGGACTACACCTTCGACCTGCTCTTCGAGCTCTACGAGAACGAGGTGCAGTACACCCACGACCTCTACGACGGTGTCGGCCTGTCCGAGGACGTGAAGAAGTTCCTGCACTACAACGCCAACAAGGCACTCATGAACCTGGGCTACGAGGCGATGTTCCCCAAGGACGTCACCGACGTGAACCCGGCGATCCTCTCTGCCCTGAGCCCCAACGCCGACGAGAACCATGACTTCTTCTCCGGCTCCGGGTCCTCCTACGTCATCGGCAAGGCCGTGGAGACCGAGGACGAGGACTGGGACTTCTGA